One Oncorhynchus masou masou isolate Uvic2021 chromosome 2, UVic_Omas_1.1, whole genome shotgun sequence genomic region harbors:
- the LOC135558092 gene encoding large ribosomal subunit protein P2-like: MRYVAAYLLSALGGNASPQAADIKKILESVGIEADKTRMEKVVTELGGKNVEEVIAQGYGKLASMPAGGAVAVASSGGAAAAGAAAPTAAEEKKEEKEESEEGSDDDMGFGLFD, encoded by the exons ATGCGTTACGTTGCTGCATACCTGCTCTCTGCCCTTGGTGGTAATGCCAGCCCACAGGCTGCGGACATCAAGAAGATCCTGGAAAGTGTTGGCATTGAGGCTGACAAAACACGCATGGAGAAG GTCGTCACTGAACTCGGTGGCAAAAATGTGGAAGAGGTGATTGCCCAAG GCTATGGTAAACTGGCCAGTATGCCAGCAGGTGGTGCTGTGGCAGTGGCCAGCTCAGGTGGAGCCGCTGCTGCTGGGGCAGCTGCCCCCACTGCAG CTGAGgagaagaaggaagagaaggaggagtctGAAGAGGGATCTGATGATGACATGGGATTCGGCCTGTTCGACTAA